The Sporomusa termitida genome has a window encoding:
- the meaB gene encoding methylmalonyl Co-A mutase-associated GTPase MeaB: protein MNIVEDVLAGSKRALARAITAVENEYDEAAEIMQKLYPHTGKAHVIGITGPPGAGKSTLTDKLAKEYRLQGKTVGIIAVDPTSPFSGGAILGDRIRMNELTLDEGVFIRSMGTRGSLGGLSRKTAEAAKIMDAAGKDVIFIETVGVGQSEVDVIKATDTTIVVLVPGLGDDIQAIKAGILEIADIFAINKADRDGVERLNNEIEMMLELNQNMVDWRPPVQRTVASKGEGIAELIGAVKDHITHLQQSGQLAVRRTERTKNELLALLDEQIGRHVLRQITTGGNFDKLVTSVEKREQDPYTVVAELLRQMLR, encoded by the coding sequence ATGAATATTGTAGAAGATGTGCTGGCCGGGTCCAAACGGGCCCTGGCCCGCGCCATCACTGCTGTTGAAAATGAATATGATGAAGCAGCCGAGATTATGCAAAAGCTCTATCCTCATACCGGCAAAGCCCATGTGATCGGCATTACCGGCCCGCCTGGTGCCGGGAAAAGCACGCTAACCGATAAATTGGCCAAAGAATACCGTCTGCAGGGAAAAACGGTTGGAATCATTGCTGTTGATCCGACCAGTCCCTTTTCCGGCGGCGCTATTTTAGGTGACCGTATCCGGATGAATGAACTGACCCTTGATGAAGGGGTTTTCATCCGGAGCATGGGGACCAGAGGCAGTTTGGGCGGTTTATCGCGCAAAACGGCCGAAGCAGCGAAAATAATGGATGCTGCCGGCAAAGATGTTATCTTTATCGAAACCGTCGGGGTTGGTCAGTCTGAAGTCGATGTCATCAAAGCCACTGATACCACAATTGTTGTATTAGTGCCTGGTCTTGGTGACGATATTCAGGCAATCAAAGCCGGCATATTGGAAATAGCCGATATTTTTGCCATTAATAAAGCAGACCGCGATGGTGTGGAGCGATTAAATAACGAGATCGAAATGATGCTTGAGCTGAATCAGAATATGGTCGACTGGCGGCCGCCGGTACAACGGACAGTAGCCAGCAAAGGCGAAGGCATTGCCGAGCTCATAGGCGCAGTCAAAGACCATATTACCCATCTTCAGCAATCAGGACAGTTGGCGGTGCGGCGTACGGAGCGGACAAAAAATGAGCTGCTGGCATTACTGGATGAACAGATTGGCCGGCATGTTCTCCGGCAGATTACAACCGGCGGCAATTTCGATAAGCTGGTAACCTCAGTAGAAAAACGGGAACAGGATCCGTATACGGTTGTAGCTGAATTATTGCGGCAAATGTTACGATAA
- a CDS encoding sodium ion-translocating decarboxylase subunit beta encodes MEALIHQYPWLDELLMGFLGLSWKHVVMWGVGALLIYLAVKHDYEPALLLPIGFGAILANIPHSSAVSTHPGEEGFLIVLYNAGIANELFPVLIFIAIGAMCDFTPLIRRPSVMLFAAAAQFGIFATAVGATLVGFSFEHAASIGIIGAADGPTTIYVASRFAKDLLGPLSVAAYCYMSLVPVIQPPVIRALTTVNERKIKMGFEGEEPVSQTTKFFFPIMIVVIAGIVAPISVALIGSLMFGNLLKESGAVENLSNCAQNELANLVTLVLGITIGGTMSAERFLTYDVLLIMALGAVAFVFDTAGGVLFAKLLNTFNPTKINPMIGACGISAFPMSGRVIAKMALKEDPTNFIIQHAIGVNVAGQVASVVAGGLVLALIPALAK; translated from the coding sequence ATGGAAGCATTGATTCACCAGTATCCGTGGCTCGATGAGCTGCTCATGGGTTTCCTCGGCCTTTCCTGGAAACATGTGGTTATGTGGGGCGTAGGTGCCCTGCTCATCTATCTTGCAGTAAAACATGACTATGAACCGGCACTGCTGTTACCGATTGGCTTTGGTGCGATTTTGGCCAATATCCCGCATTCTTCGGCAGTCTCAACTCATCCCGGTGAGGAAGGCTTCCTGATTGTCCTTTATAATGCGGGCATTGCCAATGAACTTTTCCCCGTACTTATTTTTATCGCCATTGGCGCAATGTGCGACTTTACACCACTGATCCGTCGCCCCTCGGTGATGTTGTTTGCCGCTGCCGCTCAGTTTGGTATTTTTGCCACCGCAGTTGGTGCAACTTTGGTAGGCTTCTCTTTTGAGCATGCTGCCTCGATCGGCATCATTGGGGCTGCCGACGGTCCCACAACCATTTATGTGGCCAGCCGTTTTGCTAAAGACCTGTTAGGACCTCTGTCTGTTGCCGCCTATTGCTACATGTCTCTGGTGCCGGTTATCCAGCCGCCGGTTATCAGAGCGTTGACCACCGTTAACGAACGTAAAATCAAGATGGGTTTTGAAGGGGAAGAGCCTGTTTCCCAAACCACAAAATTCTTCTTCCCGATTATGATCGTTGTTATCGCCGGTATCGTTGCCCCCATCTCGGTCGCTCTGATCGGCAGCCTGATGTTTGGTAACCTGCTGAAAGAAAGCGGCGCTGTTGAAAACCTTTCCAACTGCGCACAGAACGAACTTGCCAATCTTGTTACCCTGGTACTTGGCATTACCATTGGCGGCACTATGTCTGCTGAACGCTTCCTGACTTACGATGTTCTCCTGATTATGGCCCTGGGTGCCGTCGCCTTCGTTTTTGATACTGCCGGCGGTGTACTCTTTGCCAAGCTTTTAAACACTTTCAACCCGACTAAGATTAATCCGATGATTGGCGCTTGCGGCATATCGGCTTTCCCGATGTCAGGCCGGGTAATCGCAAAAATGGCGTTGAAAGAAGATCCTACTAACTTCATTATCCAGCATGCTATCGGGGTAAACGTAGCCGGGCAGGTTGCATCTGTTGTGGCCGGCGGACTGGTACTTGCTCTGATTCCGGCACTGGCGAAATAA
- the mce gene encoding methylmalonyl-CoA epimerase, whose product MSQASAGGVNARKFKVLRVDHIGIAVKDMEQAKKFYTDVLGMTAMGEEVVEQQKVKVCFIPCGDSEVELLESTSPDGPVAKFIEKNGEGIQHVALRVDNIEAALADLKEQGVRLIDESPRYGAGGASIAFVHPKATGGILLELSERK is encoded by the coding sequence ATGTCTCAAGCTAGTGCCGGCGGTGTTAATGCCCGCAAATTTAAGGTTCTTAGAGTTGACCACATCGGTATTGCAGTCAAAGATATGGAACAAGCTAAGAAATTTTACACTGATGTGCTTGGTATGACCGCCATGGGCGAAGAAGTTGTCGAGCAGCAAAAAGTAAAAGTTTGCTTTATTCCCTGTGGCGACAGCGAAGTTGAACTCTTGGAGTCAACGTCTCCCGATGGCCCGGTGGCCAAATTCATCGAAAAAAACGGCGAAGGAATTCAACATGTTGCCTTGCGTGTTGACAACATTGAGGCAGCTCTGGCTGATCTCAAAGAACAGGGTGTCCGTCTGATTGATGAGTCGCCGCGTTATGGTGCCGGTGGTGCCAGCATTGCTTTTGTTCATCCCAAAGCAACCGGCGGCATCCTGCTCGAACTTTCGGAAAGAAAGTAG
- a CDS encoding acyl-CoA mutase large subunit family protein, with the protein MAEYTGKVEKSLAKFPERKNLAYNRLYTPLDIEGLDYEKDLSFPGQYPFTRGVQPTMYRGRFWTMRMYAGFSTAEESNKRYRYLLESGGTGLSCAFDLPTQIGYDSDDAIAEGEVGKVGVAIDSLADMEILFDSIDLGKVSTSMTINAPASVLLAMYIAVAEKQGVSPDKLNGTIQNDILKEYAARGTYIFPPKPSMRLITNIFEYCSKSVPNWNTISISGYHIREAGSTASQEIAFTIADGIAYVDAAIKAGLNVDDFAGRLSFFWNAHNNVLEEVAKFRASRRVWAKVMKERFGATNPKSWMLRVHTQTAGSMLTAQQPDNNVVRVALQTAAAVLGGTQSLHTNSKDEALALPTEDSVRVALRTQQIVAYESGLADVVDPLAGSYYIEALTNQIEKEAWEYIGKIDDMGGAVVAIEKGYIQREIQESAYKWQMEVENKQRIIVGVNQFQVAEKPIEGLLRVDASVGELQKKKLADLRARRDNGAVADKLAALEAGCKDENTNLMPLILEAVKVYATLGEICGVMRKVFGEYEAHVSL; encoded by the coding sequence ATGGCTGAGTACACCGGTAAGGTGGAAAAATCACTTGCCAAATTTCCCGAGCGAAAAAACCTGGCTTACAACAGGCTTTATACTCCGCTTGATATTGAAGGTCTTGATTATGAAAAAGATCTCAGCTTTCCGGGACAATATCCGTTCACGCGTGGTGTGCAGCCTACCATGTATCGCGGTCGTTTCTGGACTATGCGTATGTATGCCGGCTTCTCAACCGCCGAAGAATCCAATAAGCGTTACCGCTACCTCTTAGAGTCGGGCGGCACCGGCCTTTCCTGCGCGTTTGACCTGCCAACCCAGATTGGCTACGACTCGGACGATGCCATCGCCGAAGGTGAAGTGGGTAAAGTAGGCGTGGCGATTGACTCCCTGGCCGATATGGAAATTTTGTTTGACAGCATTGATCTTGGCAAAGTATCAACTTCGATGACAATTAATGCCCCTGCTTCGGTTCTGCTGGCTATGTACATCGCCGTTGCCGAGAAACAAGGTGTTAGCCCGGATAAGCTGAACGGTACCATTCAAAATGACATTCTTAAAGAATATGCTGCCCGCGGTACCTATATATTCCCGCCCAAACCTTCGATGCGCCTTATTACTAATATTTTTGAATATTGCTCAAAGAGTGTTCCTAACTGGAATACCATTTCGATTTCCGGTTATCATATCCGTGAAGCCGGTTCCACCGCTTCCCAGGAAATCGCCTTTACCATAGCTGATGGTATTGCCTATGTAGATGCTGCTATCAAAGCTGGCTTAAATGTCGATGATTTTGCCGGTCGTCTGTCTTTCTTCTGGAATGCTCATAATAATGTACTGGAAGAAGTGGCTAAATTCCGTGCTTCCCGCCGCGTATGGGCGAAGGTGATGAAAGAACGTTTCGGCGCTACCAATCCTAAGTCCTGGATGCTGCGCGTGCATACCCAGACAGCCGGTTCCATGCTGACGGCGCAGCAGCCTGACAATAATGTTGTCCGCGTTGCCTTGCAAACCGCTGCCGCAGTGCTTGGCGGTACGCAGTCGCTGCATACCAACTCCAAAGATGAAGCGCTGGCGCTGCCTACGGAAGATTCCGTGCGTGTTGCCCTGCGCACCCAACAAATTGTGGCCTATGAAAGCGGCTTGGCCGATGTGGTTGACCCGTTGGCAGGATCTTATTATATTGAGGCCCTTACCAACCAAATCGAAAAAGAAGCCTGGGAATATATCGGTAAAATTGATGATATGGGTGGCGCCGTTGTGGCGATTGAAAAAGGCTATATTCAGCGTGAAATCCAGGAAAGCGCCTATAAATGGCAAATGGAAGTGGAAAACAAACAACGTATTATTGTTGGCGTTAACCAGTTCCAGGTTGCAGAAAAACCGATTGAAGGCTTATTGCGTGTTGACGCTTCTGTCGGCGAATTGCAAAAGAAAAAGCTGGCCGACCTTAGAGCCCGCCGCGATAATGGTGCTGTTGCCGACAAACTTGCCGCACTGGAAGCAGGCTGCAAAGATGAGAATACCAATCTTATGCCTCTTATCCTTGAGGCCGTTAAAGTCTATGCAACCCTGGGAGAAATCTGTGGCGTAATGCGCAAAGTATTCGGCGAATACGAAGCGCATGTAAGCCTATAA
- a CDS encoding SLC13 family permease, whose translation MDISLAAIMSIVALVIVVIISCVNEDLNVGFLSIGFAIIVGGVWGDTTGAKVLGYFPTSLFMILVGVTFLFGMAQTNGTMEKLTAYSVRLCKGNTAIVPLIVFLLTTFVTTIGPGNIAGTALMAPVAMAIATRIGMPAFLMTLLVVGAANGAAFSPFAPTGIISNGIIAKMAAGLGIPADQLSGLAWKIHFNSEVAQGVVNIGGFFVLGGWAWIQKQRGAALDINELAPKPEPFNKHQWLTLGAVAVLILLVILPGLPATKGLFAPAAMNLLSNVGTIAFILAGILMLTGSGDSKAAIKVVPWGVIMMVCGVTVLIEVMDKAGGLNAMVKMIGAISNPTTINGVLGFVTGLLSAYSSSSGVVMPMFLPMVPGLIKEVGGGNPIALISSINIGAHLVDTSPLSTLGALCIACAGEHEDKAKLFRNLLMWGLSMSVVGGIVCYIFFGILGL comes from the coding sequence ATGGATATCTCATTAGCGGCAATTATGTCCATAGTCGCTCTGGTGATTGTGGTAATTATCAGTTGCGTAAACGAAGACCTTAATGTAGGGTTTCTGAGTATTGGTTTCGCTATCATTGTTGGCGGGGTCTGGGGTGACACCACCGGTGCCAAAGTGCTTGGTTATTTTCCCACCAGCCTGTTTATGATTTTAGTCGGGGTAACTTTCTTATTCGGCATGGCCCAGACTAACGGTACGATGGAGAAATTAACCGCCTATTCTGTTCGCTTATGTAAAGGGAATACGGCAATCGTACCTTTGATTGTATTCCTGCTGACAACCTTTGTTACTACCATCGGACCTGGTAATATTGCCGGCACAGCCCTTATGGCGCCTGTGGCCATGGCAATTGCTACCCGGATTGGCATGCCTGCTTTTTTAATGACACTTTTGGTCGTTGGTGCAGCTAATGGTGCGGCTTTTTCGCCTTTTGCCCCTACCGGTATTATTTCTAACGGCATAATAGCAAAAATGGCTGCCGGACTTGGCATTCCTGCCGACCAGTTAAGTGGCTTGGCCTGGAAGATCCACTTTAACTCCGAAGTTGCCCAGGGTGTGGTAAATATTGGCGGGTTTTTCGTTCTGGGCGGATGGGCCTGGATTCAGAAGCAACGGGGAGCGGCTCTTGATATTAATGAACTGGCGCCTAAGCCTGAACCGTTTAATAAGCATCAATGGCTGACCCTTGGAGCTGTGGCTGTTCTTATTCTCTTGGTCATTCTGCCTGGCCTGCCGGCCACGAAAGGTTTATTTGCCCCGGCGGCTATGAATCTTTTGTCCAATGTCGGCACGATTGCTTTTATCCTGGCCGGCATATTGATGCTGACCGGTTCCGGTGACAGCAAAGCAGCGATTAAGGTTGTACCCTGGGGCGTAATCATGATGGTCTGCGGGGTCACTGTGCTGATCGAGGTTATGGATAAAGCCGGCGGCCTTAATGCCATGGTAAAGATGATCGGTGCAATCTCTAATCCGACCACTATTAATGGTGTACTTGGCTTTGTAACCGGTCTGCTTTCGGCCTATTCCAGTTCTTCCGGGGTGGTAATGCCGATGTTCCTGCCAATGGTGCCGGGGCTGATCAAGGAAGTTGGCGGCGGCAATCCCATTGCCCTGATTTCCTCAATTAACATTGGTGCCCACCTTGTTGATACTTCACCGCTGTCCACGCTTGGTGCACTATGCATTGCCTGCGCCGGTGAACATGAGGACAAGGCTAAACTGTTCCGCAATCTCCTGATGTGGGGCCTTTCCATGTCGGTTGTGGGCGGTATCGTCTGCTATATATTCTTTGGCATACTGGGTCTGTAA
- a CDS encoding cobalamin B12-binding domain-containing protein, with protein sequence MEKRIRVLVAKPGLDGHDRGAKVVARALRDAGFEVIYTGLRQTPEQIVEAALQEDVNVVALSLLSGAHNHLFPRIVAMCKEKGMSDVLIVGGGVIPDADIAGLKAAGVSAVFTPGTPTGSIVEFIKTNVK encoded by the coding sequence ATGGAAAAACGTATTAGAGTATTGGTAGCAAAGCCTGGCCTGGATGGTCATGACCGCGGCGCCAAAGTCGTAGCCCGCGCTCTCCGCGATGCCGGCTTTGAAGTAATATATACCGGTCTTCGTCAGACGCCGGAGCAAATTGTGGAAGCAGCCCTGCAGGAAGACGTAAATGTGGTAGCCTTAAGTCTGTTATCCGGTGCCCATAATCATCTTTTCCCGCGCATTGTGGCCATGTGCAAAGAAAAAGGTATGAGTGATGTGCTGATTGTAGGCGGCGGCGTTATTCCTGACGCCGATATTGCCGGCCTGAAAGCTGCCGGTGTATCTGCGGTCTTTACCCCGGGAACACCGACCGGCAGTATTGTTGAGTTTATTAAAACCAACGTAAAATAA
- a CDS encoding SLC13 family permease, protein MEISTAALASVIALAIVVLISCFKEMNVGILGIASALLVGIVFSGMPVAAIFKGWPVGLFMILIGVTFMFACAQVNGTMEKFSAYAVRLAKGNTALIPIILFLLITLVTTIGPGNIAATALMAPVAMAIAGRIGLPAFAMTLLVVGAANGAAFSPFAPTGIISNGIIAKMAPGLGIPADQLNSLAWKVHFNSEIVQGIVNFGGFFLLGGLAWMRKQRGASALNIDEIAPKPEPFTSHQIATLAGIAALVLSVIVLKWDVGAVAFGIGAIFMLFGIADDAKAVKAMPWGVILMVCGMSVLIDVMDQAGGLNALVSMIAVVSNPTTVNGVLGFITGILSAYSSSSGVVMPMFLPMVPGIIQQIGGGNPIAIISSINIGSHIVDTSPLSTLGALCIACAAEHEDKAKLFRNLMLWGLSMAVVGALVCYVAFGILGL, encoded by the coding sequence ATGGAGATCAGTACCGCTGCGCTGGCGTCAGTTATTGCGCTGGCCATCGTAGTTCTCATTTCCTGCTTTAAGGAAATGAATGTTGGTATTCTGGGTATTGCTTCGGCATTACTTGTGGGTATCGTGTTCTCCGGCATGCCAGTCGCGGCTATCTTTAAAGGCTGGCCGGTCGGGCTGTTCATGATCTTAATTGGTGTTACGTTTATGTTTGCCTGCGCACAGGTAAATGGGACGATGGAAAAGTTTAGCGCCTATGCGGTGCGTTTAGCCAAAGGCAATACTGCCTTAATTCCGATTATCCTGTTTTTACTGATCACACTTGTTACGACAATTGGTCCTGGCAACATTGCCGCTACGGCGCTTATGGCCCCGGTAGCTATGGCAATTGCCGGCCGTATCGGCTTACCGGCATTTGCCATGACCCTGCTGGTAGTCGGCGCTGCCAACGGGGCAGCGTTCTCACCCTTTGCCCCAACCGGTATTATCTCCAATGGTATTATTGCCAAAATGGCTCCCGGTTTGGGAATCCCTGCCGACCAGCTTAACAGCCTGGCCTGGAAGGTGCATTTTAACTCAGAAATCGTGCAGGGCATAGTAAACTTCGGCGGTTTCTTCCTGCTCGGCGGTCTGGCCTGGATGCGCAAGCAACGCGGAGCTTCGGCCCTTAATATTGATGAAATTGCCCCTAAGCCTGAACCCTTTACCTCTCACCAAATAGCTACTTTGGCAGGTATTGCCGCCTTAGTGCTGTCAGTAATTGTGCTTAAATGGGATGTTGGCGCCGTCGCCTTCGGCATTGGCGCAATCTTTATGCTGTTCGGCATTGCCGATGATGCCAAAGCGGTCAAAGCTATGCCCTGGGGTGTAATCCTCATGGTCTGCGGTATGTCGGTGCTGATTGATGTTATGGATCAGGCCGGCGGTTTAAATGCTCTGGTCTCGATGATTGCGGTTGTCTCTAATCCGACAACTGTTAACGGGGTATTAGGTTTCATTACCGGCATTCTCTCAGCCTATTCGAGTTCTTCCGGGGTGGTAATGCCGATGTTTTTACCCATGGTTCCCGGTATCATTCAACAAATTGGCGGTGGCAATCCGATTGCGATTATTTCGTCAATTAACATTGGTTCGCATATTGTAGATACCTCACCCCTGTCCACTCTCGGCGCACTTTGTATTGCCTGTGCCGCTGAGCATGAAGACAAAGCCAAATTGTTCAGAAATTTAATGTTATGGGGCCTGTCTATGGCGGTAGTGGGTGCTTTGGTATGTTATGTAGCCTTTGGTATCCTGGGATTATAA
- a CDS encoding SoxR reducing system RseC family protein: MDKEHEGVVLETDGGVARIKASRHNDCESCGSCPGNNAIVLAARNPVGAKRGQRVVFEIQQTSMLKSAVVVYAVPLLGTIAGAVVGWYCGTELMGINDPFWLQMGGGTIACVLSLLYVRYYDRKARTRADMQPVITRIL, translated from the coding sequence ATGGATAAGGAGCATGAAGGGGTAGTTCTCGAGACTGACGGTGGCGTGGCCCGCATAAAGGCAAGCCGCCATAACGATTGCGAAAGCTGTGGCTCGTGTCCCGGCAACAATGCGATAGTTCTTGCCGCGCGCAACCCGGTGGGCGCGAAACGCGGGCAGAGGGTGGTTTTTGAAATCCAGCAGACAAGCATGCTGAAATCGGCTGTTGTTGTTTATGCCGTTCCTCTTTTGGGCACCATTGCCGGCGCTGTCGTGGGCTGGTATTGTGGAACCGAGCTGATGGGGATTAACGACCCTTTCTGGTTGCAAATGGGCGGCGGGACTATTGCTTGCGTCCTGTCTCTTTTGTATGTTCGTTATTATGATCGCAAGGCCAGAACCAGGGCAGACATGCAGCCGGTAATCACCCGGATTTTGTAA
- a CDS encoding biotin/lipoyl-containing protein, with protein sequence MKKFNVTVNGSTYEVEVEEVGGAVSARPAAAPAAAAPAAAPAAAPAPKAPAAAPAQVAAGDSPVAAPMPGKIAKVIAKPGQQVKKGDVILILEAMKMQNEIGSPADGTVKSINVNAGQNVKPGEVMAVIG encoded by the coding sequence ATGAAAAAATTTAATGTAACAGTTAATGGTAGTACTTATGAGGTGGAAGTAGAAGAAGTGGGTGGCGCTGTTTCAGCGCGGCCGGCCGCCGCTCCGGCCGCTGCCGCCCCGGCCGCTGCGCCGGCCGCCGCCCCGGCGCCTAAAGCCCCGGCCGCTGCACCGGCCCAGGTTGCTGCCGGCGACAGTCCGGTAGCTGCCCCGATGCCTGGGAAAATAGCGAAAGTAATTGCTAAACCCGGACAGCAAGTCAAGAAGGGGGATGTTATCCTGATTCTTGAAGCCATGAAAATGCAAAATGAGATTGGTTCACCGGCTGATGGTACTGTTAAGTCCATTAATGTAAATGCCGGCCAAAATGTAAAGCCAGGTGAGGTTATGGCTGTTATCGGCTAA
- the mmdA gene encoding methylmalonyl-CoA decarboxylase subunit alpha, producing the protein MATIQEKIEDLKKRQEKVKLGGGQKRIDKQHASGKLTARERVEKLLDPGTFVELDQFVSHRCTNFGMEAVEAPGEGVVTGYGTVDGRLVYVFAQDFTVIGGSLGEMHAAKIVKVQKLALKMGAPLVGINDSGGARIQEAVDALAGYGKIFYENTLASGVIPQISVIMGPCAGGAVYSPALTDFIYMVKNTSQMFITGPQVIKSVTAEEVTAEQLGGAMTHNATSGVAHFATENDDDCMQQVRYLLGFLPSNNMDDAPIVDTGDDANRMDEGLNTLLPDNPNQPYNMKDVIKSIVDNGEFYEVLAHYAQNIITCFARFDGQPVGIIANQPNVMAGCLDINASDKSSRFIRFCDAFNLPLVNLVDVPGFLPGTDQEYGGIIRHGAKMLYAYSEATVPKITVITRKAYGGSYLAMCSQDLGADQVMAWPSAEIAVMGPAGAANIIFRGDAEAEAKTAKYVEDFATPYKAAERGFVDQVIEPKETRPRIITALNMLASKREQRPAKKHGNIPL; encoded by the coding sequence ATGGCTACAATCCAAGAAAAAATTGAAGATCTAAAAAAACGCCAGGAGAAAGTAAAGTTAGGCGGGGGCCAGAAGCGTATCGACAAGCAGCATGCGAGTGGTAAGCTCACGGCCCGTGAACGTGTGGAAAAACTGCTGGATCCTGGTACCTTTGTTGAACTTGATCAATTTGTCAGCCACCGCTGCACTAACTTTGGCATGGAGGCAGTCGAAGCTCCGGGCGAAGGTGTGGTAACAGGCTATGGCACAGTTGACGGCCGCTTAGTCTATGTATTTGCCCAGGATTTCACGGTAATTGGCGGCTCGCTGGGGGAAATGCATGCTGCTAAAATTGTAAAAGTACAGAAACTGGCACTGAAAATGGGAGCTCCCCTGGTAGGAATTAATGATTCGGGCGGTGCCCGTATTCAGGAAGCCGTTGATGCTCTGGCCGGTTATGGCAAGATTTTTTATGAAAACACCCTGGCTTCGGGTGTCATTCCCCAAATTTCGGTAATTATGGGGCCTTGCGCCGGCGGCGCGGTATATTCACCGGCGCTTACCGACTTTATTTACATGGTGAAAAATACCAGCCAGATGTTTATTACCGGCCCGCAGGTTATCAAATCGGTTACTGCCGAAGAAGTAACGGCCGAGCAATTAGGCGGCGCCATGACTCACAACGCCACCTCCGGTGTAGCTCATTTTGCCACCGAAAATGATGACGACTGCATGCAGCAGGTGCGTTATCTGTTAGGTTTCCTGCCCAGCAACAATATGGATGATGCCCCGATTGTTGATACCGGTGATGATGCTAACCGGATGGATGAAGGACTAAACACCCTTCTGCCGGATAATCCCAATCAGCCGTACAACATGAAAGATGTTATTAAATCCATTGTTGATAACGGCGAATTTTATGAAGTTCTTGCCCATTATGCACAGAATATTATCACTTGCTTTGCCCGTTTTGACGGACAGCCTGTGGGCATTATCGCCAATCAGCCTAATGTTATGGCCGGCTGCCTTGACATTAATGCATCTGACAAGTCTTCGCGCTTTATCCGCTTCTGCGATGCTTTTAATCTGCCGCTGGTTAATCTTGTTGACGTTCCCGGCTTCCTGCCCGGCACGGATCAGGAGTATGGCGGAATCATTCGCCATGGCGCTAAAATGCTGTATGCTTATTCAGAAGCTACTGTTCCTAAAATTACTGTTATTACCCGGAAAGCTTATGGTGGTTCCTATCTGGCTATGTGCTCGCAGGACTTGGGAGCCGATCAGGTAATGGCCTGGCCGAGCGCCGAGATTGCTGTTATGGGCCCGGCCGGTGCCGCCAATATCATCTTCCGCGGTGATGCTGAGGCTGAAGCGAAAACAGCAAAATATGTGGAAGATTTCGCCACCCCGTATAAAGCGGCAGAACGCGGTTTCGTTGATCAGGTCATTGAGCCGAAAGAAACCCGTCCCCGGATTATTACTGCGCTCAATATGCTGGCTTCCAAGCGTGAGCAGCGTCCGGCTAAAAAGCACGGTAATATTCCGCTCTAA